One window of Trifolium pratense cultivar HEN17-A07 linkage group LG5, ARS_RC_1.1, whole genome shotgun sequence genomic DNA carries:
- the LOC123884306 gene encoding secreted RxLR effector protein 161-like translates to MERPKMSHLTAVKRILRYIKGTLDSGIIFQTSDESNFDLVGYTNSNWCGDKDDRKSTAGYIFLYGGAPISWCIRKEPVVALSTCEAEYIVASLSACQGVWLSNLITEISNVECRSVTLKVDNLFAINLAKNPVAHGRSKHIEMRFHYLTELHIADVLTKVVTVETVLRLKNLMCIRSLENMN, encoded by the coding sequence ATGGAAAGACCTAAGATGTCTCATTTGACTGCAGTAAAGAGAATCTTAAGGTACATTAAAGGGACATTAGACAGTGGAATTATTTTTCAAACATCAGATGAAAGTAACTTTGATTTAGTTGGATACACCAATTCAAATTGGTGTGGAGACAAGGATGATAGAAAGTCTACTGCTGGCTACATATTTCTGTATGGTGGTGCACCAATCTCATGGTGCATAAGGAAGGAACCTGTTGTAGCTCTATCCACTTGTGAAGCTGAATACATTGTTGCTTCCTTAAGTGCTTGTCAAGGTGTTTGGTTAAGCAATTTGATCACAGAAATAAGCAATGTGGAGTGTAGATCAGTAACACTCAAGGTTGACAACCTATTTGCAATCAACTTGGCTAAGAATCCAGTGGCTCACGGCAGGAGTAAACATATAGAAATGAGGTTCCATTATCTGACAGAGCTGCATATTGCAGATGTACTAACAAAGGTTGTGACAGTGGAAACCGTCTTAAGGTTGAAAAATTTGATGTGCATAAGATCCTTAGAGAAtatgaattaa